One Bufo gargarizans isolate SCDJY-AF-19 chromosome 3, ASM1485885v1, whole genome shotgun sequence DNA segment encodes these proteins:
- the LOC122932449 gene encoding ankyrin repeat domain-containing protein 49-like — MTTLQDPGTDNMTEDEIELQEKLDHFPEDFNQLDLLETHRHLIPTGTQSHWPGESEEDEEERTEEWYQTQEENLKDNQKELILFAAENNRLQTTQRILSLQPDLVNVTDEDHYTPLHRASYNGHLAIVRELIARGADVHAVTVDGWTPLHSACKWNNTAVASFLLQHGADINAQTKGSLTPLHLAAANRDCCRLLELLLINRYIKPQLTNKLGETAYEIARRTDMYHYLFEIADYWT, encoded by the exons ATGACCACCTTGCAGGATCCGGGCACTGACAACATGACCGAGGATGAGATTGAACTGCAAGAAAAACTCGACCACTTTCCAGAGGACTTCAACCAGCTGGATCTACTGGAAACCCACCGACATCTGATTCCTACAGGAACCCAGAGCCATTGGCCAGGGGAGTctgaggaagatgaggaggaaaGGACCGAGGAGTGGTACCAGACCCAGGAGGAGAACCTGAAGGACAACCAAAAGGAGTTAATACTTTTTGCTGCGGAAAATAACAGA CTACAAACCACGCAAAGAATCCTGTCGCTCCAGCCAGATCTTGTGAACGTGACGGATGAAGACCATTACACCCCGCTGCACAGAGCCTCGTACAACGGCCACCTGGCGATAGTGCGGGAGCTGATCGCGAGGGGGGCAGATGTTCACGCGGTGACGGTAGATGGGTGGACCCCGCTGCACAGCGCCTGCAAGTGGAATAACACCGCAGTCGCCTCCTTCCTGCTCCAGCACGGCGCAGACATCAACGCGCAGACTAAGGGCTCCCTAACACCGCTGCACCTGGCCGCCGCCAACAGGGACTGCTGCCGGCTCCTAGAGCTCCTCCTCATAAATCGCTACATCAAACCCCAACTGACCAATAAGTTGGGGGAGACGGCTTATGAGATCGCCCGGCGCACCGACATGTACCACTACCTGTTTGAAATAGCAGATTATTGGACCTAG